Proteins encoded within one genomic window of Amorphoplanes friuliensis DSM 7358:
- a CDS encoding KamA family radical SAM protein, translating into MAPPPQEAPLTQLKNDAATEAGQPYEYQRRPLVEPDWTRFPGWRDITAKQWESAQWQRVNCVKNVKQLRAVMGDLLEDRFYADLETDQQRLATMSMLIPPQMLNTMVPDTTPDTDSFYADPIRRYMIPVATDRHLDWPSHPHATRDSLHEHDMWVAEGLTHRYPTKVLAELLSTCPQYCGHCTRMDLVGNSTPTVDKLKLTLKPVDRYDAHLAYLKAHPGVRDVVVSGGDVANVPWKQLEAYLMGLLSVPTVRDIRLATKALAGLPQHWLQGDVVEGLNRVAITAERRGVNLAVHTHVNHVNSLTPLVARAARMLLEVGVRDVRNQGVLMRGVNATTTDLLDLCFGLQGEAGILPYYFYMCDMIPNAEHWRVPVWYAQQLQHDMMGYLPGYATPRIVCDVPFVGKRWVHMLAEYDREHGISYWTKNYRTSIEATDEDALSKLHAYYDPIDTLPQSGQDWWRKQQVAE; encoded by the coding sequence ATCGCTCCCCCACCCCAGGAGGCCCCGTTGACTCAGCTGAAGAACGACGCCGCCACCGAGGCCGGGCAGCCCTACGAATACCAGCGCCGCCCCCTGGTCGAACCCGACTGGACCCGCTTCCCCGGCTGGCGCGACATCACCGCCAAACAGTGGGAATCCGCCCAGTGGCAGCGCGTCAACTGCGTCAAGAACGTCAAGCAGCTCCGCGCCGTCATGGGCGACCTCCTGGAGGACCGCTTCTACGCCGACCTGGAAACCGACCAGCAGCGCCTGGCCACCATGTCGATGCTGATCCCGCCCCAGATGCTCAACACCATGGTGCCGGACACCACCCCCGACACGGACTCGTTCTACGCAGACCCGATCCGGCGATACATGATCCCCGTCGCCACCGACCGCCACCTCGACTGGCCGTCACACCCCCACGCCACCCGCGACTCCCTGCACGAGCACGACATGTGGGTCGCCGAAGGCCTCACCCACCGCTACCCGACCAAGGTCCTCGCCGAGCTCCTCAGCACCTGCCCGCAATACTGCGGCCACTGCACCCGCATGGACCTCGTCGGCAACAGCACCCCCACCGTCGACAAACTCAAACTGACCCTCAAGCCCGTCGACCGGTACGACGCCCACCTCGCCTACCTCAAGGCACACCCCGGCGTCCGCGACGTGGTCGTCTCCGGCGGCGACGTCGCCAACGTCCCGTGGAAACAGCTCGAGGCGTACCTGATGGGCCTGCTCTCGGTCCCCACCGTCCGCGACATCCGGCTGGCCACCAAAGCCCTCGCCGGCCTGCCCCAGCACTGGCTCCAGGGCGACGTCGTCGAAGGCCTCAACCGCGTCGCCATCACCGCCGAACGCCGCGGCGTCAACCTCGCCGTCCACACCCACGTCAACCACGTCAACTCACTGACACCACTGGTCGCCCGCGCCGCCCGCATGCTGCTCGAGGTCGGCGTCCGCGACGTCCGCAACCAGGGCGTCCTCATGCGCGGCGTCAACGCCACCACGACCGACCTGCTCGACCTCTGCTTCGGCCTGCAGGGCGAAGCCGGGATCCTGCCGTACTACTTCTACATGTGCGACATGATCCCCAACGCCGAGCACTGGCGCGTCCCCGTCTGGTACGCCCAGCAGCTCCAGCACGACATGATGGGCTACCTCCCCGGATACGCCACCCCGCGCATCGTCTGCGACGTCCCCTTCGTCGGCAAACGCTGGGTGCACATGCTCGCCGAGTACGACCGCGAGCACGGCATCTCCTACTGGACGAAGAACTACCGCACGTCCATCGAGGCCACCGACGAGGACGCCCTCAGCAAACTCCACGCGTACTACGACCCGATCGACACACTGCCGCAGTCCGGCCAGGACTGGTGGCGCAAGCAGCAGGTCGCCGAGTAG
- a CDS encoding CsbD family protein codes for MSFTDKVKNKTEELTGKAKQGIGDATDNERLVAEGQAQETAAKAKQAGEHVKDAGKDVRDAFS; via the coding sequence ATGAGCTTCACTGACAAGGTCAAGAACAAGACGGAAGAGCTGACCGGTAAGGCGAAGCAGGGCATCGGCGACGCCACCGACAACGAGCGTCTCGTCGCGGAAGGCCAGGCGCAGGAGACTGCCGCCAAGGCCAAGCAGGCCGGCGAGCACGTGAAGGACGCCGGCAAGGACGTGCGCGACGCGTTCAGCTGA
- a CDS encoding class I SAM-dependent methyltransferase encodes MSDHATSFGPVAALYERARPPYPREALEWLLPGGEPRVVDLGAGTGKLTRQIRDLGLPVTAVEPSDGMRAELARVLPGVTVLAGTAEEIPLPDASADVVLCAQAWHWVDPDRAVPEVARVLSPGGRLGLIWNLRDESVDWVRQLGEIIDSREMRRDDRIGAPFGPSETRDFTWTHRIGLDRLLDLVASRSYVILLPATERAAVLDRVRELAATHPDLAGRDTFELPYVTQCLRASLQD; translated from the coding sequence ATGAGCGATCACGCCACCTCGTTCGGACCCGTCGCCGCTCTCTACGAACGCGCACGTCCGCCGTACCCGAGGGAAGCGCTGGAGTGGCTCCTGCCCGGCGGCGAACCGCGGGTCGTGGATCTCGGCGCCGGGACCGGCAAACTGACCCGCCAGATCCGCGACCTCGGCCTGCCCGTGACCGCAGTCGAACCCTCCGACGGCATGCGCGCCGAACTCGCCCGCGTCCTGCCCGGGGTGACCGTGCTGGCCGGCACCGCCGAGGAGATCCCACTGCCCGACGCCTCCGCCGACGTGGTGCTCTGCGCCCAGGCCTGGCACTGGGTCGACCCCGACCGTGCCGTCCCGGAGGTCGCCCGGGTCCTCTCCCCCGGCGGCCGCCTCGGCCTCATCTGGAACCTCCGCGACGAGAGCGTCGACTGGGTCCGGCAACTCGGCGAGATCATCGACTCCCGGGAAATGCGGCGCGACGACCGCATCGGCGCACCGTTCGGGCCGTCCGAGACCCGCGACTTCACCTGGACCCACCGGATCGGCCTCGACCGGCTCCTCGACCTCGTCGCCTCCCGCAGCTACGTGATCCTGCTGCCCGCAACCGAACGCGCCGCCGTCCTCGACCGCGTCCGGGAACTCGCGGCCACCCACCCGGACCTGGCCGGGCGCGACACCTTCGAGCTGCCCTACGTCACCCAGTGCCTGCGGGCGTCACTGCAGGACTGA
- a CDS encoding phosphotransferase enzyme family protein, whose protein sequence is MTEELLAGGNVADQVVRAGDTVRKPWTAATPAIHAFLRHLSAKGVEGVPGVLGRDEQGRQVLAFVPGVQGESAPPMTVPELHRLGGLVRALHDASADFVFPPGAVWECAIPPDGADLVCHQDLAPWNLIRDGDTWTFIDWDASAPGTRLWDLAYVAQTFAPLLAGGDPATDAKRLRAVVDGYGLDDAGRKMFPEKLVERTRAMYDLLENGSRTGVMPWSRLWDEGHGVHWGGAADYLAAHLPTWRSVLQ, encoded by the coding sequence TTGACGGAGGAGCTGCTGGCCGGCGGCAACGTCGCCGACCAGGTGGTCCGTGCCGGTGACACGGTACGCAAACCGTGGACCGCCGCCACCCCGGCCATCCACGCGTTCCTGCGGCACTTGAGCGCGAAGGGCGTCGAGGGCGTGCCCGGTGTGCTGGGCCGTGACGAGCAGGGCCGGCAGGTCCTGGCGTTCGTGCCGGGTGTGCAGGGTGAGTCGGCGCCGCCGATGACCGTTCCGGAGTTGCATCGGCTGGGTGGCCTCGTCCGCGCGCTGCACGACGCCTCCGCCGACTTCGTGTTTCCGCCCGGCGCGGTGTGGGAGTGTGCGATCCCGCCGGACGGCGCCGACCTCGTCTGTCACCAGGATCTGGCCCCGTGGAACCTGATCCGGGACGGCGACACCTGGACCTTCATCGACTGGGACGCCTCCGCACCGGGCACGCGCCTGTGGGATCTGGCCTACGTCGCGCAGACTTTCGCGCCGCTGCTGGCCGGCGGTGATCCGGCGACGGACGCAAAGAGGCTGCGGGCGGTCGTGGACGGCTACGGTCTCGACGACGCCGGCCGCAAAATGTTCCCGGAAAAGCTCGTCGAGCGCACCCGCGCGATGTACGACCTGCTTGAGAACGGCTCCCGCACGGGCGTGATGCCGTGGTCCCGTCTGTGGGACGAGGGCCACGGCGTCCACTGGGGCGGCGCAGCGGATTATCTGGCCGCGCACCTCCCCACGTGGAGGTCAGTCCTGCAGTGA